From a single Callithrix jacchus isolate 240 chromosome 5, calJac240_pri, whole genome shotgun sequence genomic region:
- the CBX1 gene encoding chromobox protein homolog 1, whose product MGKKQNKKKVEEVLEEEEEEYVVEKVLDRRVVKGKVEYLLKWKGFSDEDNTWEPEENLDCPDLIAEFLQSQKTAHETDKSEGGKRKADSDSEDKGEESKPKKKKEESEKPRGFARGLEPERIIGATDSSGELMFLMKWKNSDEADLVPAKEANVKCPQVVISFYEERLTWHSYPSEDDDKKDDKN is encoded by the exons atggggaaaaaacaaaacaagaagaaagtcGAGGAGGTgctagaagaggaggaagaggaatatGTGGTGGAAAAAGTTCTCGACCGTCGAGTGGTAAAGGGCAAAGTGGAATACCTCCTAAAGTGGAAGGGGTTCTCAGA TGAGGACAACACATGGGAGCCAGAAGAGAATCTGGATTGCCCCGACCTCATTGCCGAGTTTCTGCAGTCACAGAAAACAGCACATGAGACAGATAAATCGGAAGGAGGCAAGCGCAAAGCTGATTCTGATTCTGAAGATAAGGGAGAGGAGAGCAaaccaaagaagaagaaagaagag TCAGAAAAGCCACGAGGCTTTGCTCGAGGTTTGGAGCCGGAGCGGATTATTGGAGCTACAGACTCCAGTGGAGAGCTAATGTTCCTAATGAAATG GAAAAACTCTGATGAGGCTGACCTGGTCCCTGCCAAGGAAGCCAATGTCAAGTGCCCACAGGTTGTCATATCCTTCTATGAGGAAAGGCTGACGTGGCATTCCTACCCCTCGGAGGATGATGACAAAAAAGATGACAAGAATTAA